The Thalassotalea nanhaiensis genome has a window encoding:
- the deoA gene encoding thymidine phosphorylase — MILPQEIIRNKRDGRVLSNTDIQGFVTGLVDGSFNDAQVGAMAMAIVQQGMNVDETVALTLQMMDSGDVLAWPELDGPIVDKHSTGGVGDKVSFMLAAIVAANGAYVPMISGRGLGHTGGTVDKLESISGFNVQPTTAQFKQIVKDVGMAIIGQTSNIAPADKRLYSIRDITATVESVPLITASILSKKLSAGLNALVMDVKVGNGAMMQDMQASKELAQSIVNVANGAGVKTQAIITDMNQVLGNTAGNALEIKETLDYLSGEYLDPRLHEVVNALACAMLIDANIATDTARATQLVKEVLNNGKAAEVFAKMIAQMGGPSDLFDAPDKYMPTANMITDIKAPKTGVISAMQTRDIGMAVVTMGGGRLSNEQEIDHSVGFDQITPVGGKVTVGDVIARVHANSAESLAVAKGSYLNSVHISDEMNEFNPVVYETIAENNKA; from the coding sequence CTTATCTAATACTGATATTCAAGGGTTTGTCACTGGTCTAGTCGATGGTAGTTTTAATGACGCGCAAGTAGGCGCAATGGCCATGGCTATCGTACAACAAGGCATGAATGTTGATGAAACGGTCGCCTTAACATTGCAAATGATGGATTCTGGCGATGTGCTTGCTTGGCCTGAGTTGGATGGACCTATCGTTGATAAACACTCTACGGGCGGCGTTGGTGACAAGGTTAGTTTTATGCTTGCAGCTATTGTTGCTGCAAATGGTGCTTATGTACCAATGATTTCTGGGCGAGGGTTAGGGCATACAGGTGGCACAGTAGATAAGTTGGAAAGCATTAGTGGCTTTAACGTACAGCCAACTACCGCGCAATTTAAGCAAATAGTAAAAGATGTTGGTATGGCCATTATAGGGCAAACAAGTAATATTGCTCCTGCTGACAAACGGTTATATTCCATTCGAGATATTACTGCAACGGTTGAATCAGTACCGCTAATTACCGCGTCAATTTTATCTAAGAAACTGTCTGCTGGTCTTAATGCTCTGGTAATGGACGTTAAAGTAGGAAATGGCGCGATGATGCAAGACATGCAGGCCTCAAAAGAGTTGGCACAAAGTATCGTAAATGTCGCCAATGGTGCTGGTGTGAAAACCCAGGCGATTATTACCGACATGAATCAAGTGCTAGGAAATACCGCAGGTAATGCTCTGGAAATCAAAGAAACGCTGGATTACTTAAGTGGCGAATATTTAGACCCTAGACTGCATGAAGTGGTTAATGCATTAGCATGTGCAATGTTAATTGATGCAAATATTGCAACAGATACTGCACGTGCCACACAACTGGTGAAAGAGGTCTTAAATAATGGCAAGGCTGCAGAGGTATTTGCCAAAATGATCGCACAGATGGGCGGACCAAGTGACTTGTTTGATGCACCAGATAAATACATGCCGACAGCAAATATGATTACAGATATAAAAGCGCCAAAAACAGGTGTTATCAGTGCGATGCAAACCCGTGATATAGGCATGGCTGTTGTGACTATGGGCGGTGGGCGTTTATCAAATGAGCAAGAAATAGATCATAGTGTTGGTTTTGATCAAATTACACCTGTTGGCGGTAAAGTGACTGTCGGTGATGTTATTGCCCGAGTTCATGCTAATTCAGCTGAAAGCTTAGCTGTAGCTAAAGGTAGCTATCTAAATTCAGTACACATTAGCGATGAGATGAATGAATTTAATCCAGTGGTATATGAAACTATTGCGGAAAATAATAAGGCTTAG
- a CDS encoding peroxiredoxin-like family protein codes for MLSLNVAAKPIAETQDLVSPLLPGQSVPSAVTTTLDNEQVDLADLVKGKPTVLFFYRGGWCPFCNVQMGQLQAIENDLKELGFQLVGISTDSPTDLQKSIKDKKLSYQLLSDYNSTVSQTFGLAFFASQKVTDRYLAKMNLQNPLQKNAAGEERLVLPAPAVYVIDANGLVQFQYVNPNYKTRLAPELLLHAARLAK; via the coding sequence ATGTTAAGTCTGAACGTGGCTGCAAAACCCATTGCAGAGACGCAAGATCTAGTATCACCTTTGCTGCCTGGACAATCAGTTCCCAGCGCGGTTACAACCACCCTTGATAATGAACAAGTAGACTTAGCTGATTTAGTCAAAGGCAAACCTACCGTTCTATTTTTTTATCGTGGCGGTTGGTGCCCATTTTGTAACGTACAAATGGGACAATTACAGGCTATTGAAAACGACCTAAAAGAGCTAGGCTTTCAGCTGGTAGGTATATCCACTGATTCACCAACTGATTTACAAAAAAGTATTAAAGATAAAAAGCTAAGCTATCAACTGTTATCTGATTACAATAGCACCGTAAGCCAAACGTTTGGTTTAGCGTTTTTTGCCTCACAAAAGGTAACTGACCGCTATTTAGCGAAAATGAATTTACAGAATCCATTGCAAAAGAATGCTGCTGGAGAAGAGCGTTTAGTACTGCCGGCACCTGCAGTTTACGTTATAGACGCGAACGGATTAGTGCAATTTCAATACGTTAATCCAAATTATAAAACTCGCTTGGCACCAGAATTATTATTACATGCTGCAAGATTGGCTAAATAA
- a CDS encoding monovalent cation:proton antiporter-2 (CPA2) family protein, with protein MSALTSGVIFLSAAVIAVPIFTRFKLGAILGYLAAGLIIGPSVLGLIHDPEQILHFAELGVVFLLFIIGLELEPEKLLRMRNQILFIGGGQLLFCAFAITALLLLLSFDWKIALVLGLAFGLSSTAFAIQLMEEKRLLTTPLGQKGFSILLMQDLAVIPILLLVTALAGSSNADAPAWYISVSVIIAVLFSGRYLVNPFLRVMSRYGSSEVMTAAALLIVIATALVMQLVGLSMGLGAFIAGILLANSSFRHQLEVEIAPFKGLLLGLFFIAIGMNLELDLLIAQPVTIIGASLILIAIKTAIIYGLLRFNNQPGTHPLRLALMLSQGGEFAFVIFNVAVNDALLPGSIAAQATLIVGISMALTSPLVILYEKIQRRKVQVPEYDTESGVLEPEVIIAGFGRFGQITGRILSANNIHFTALDNNAEHIEFLKQFGNKVFYGDATKLRLLKAAGIEHVRIMFIAADSDKHGFDIAKTVKEHFPHIKIIARAKSRLSVLKYRDIGVYTNVREMFDSSLTAAQIVLEEYGFDHAKAQHLVKVFKAHDEQLLEESYQSKNKFDMNELIKVSNKGRAELETLFKKDHDE; from the coding sequence ATGAGCGCTCTCACCTCAGGTGTTATTTTTCTTAGCGCTGCTGTTATTGCAGTCCCCATTTTCACCCGTTTTAAACTCGGTGCTATTTTAGGTTATTTAGCAGCAGGTTTAATTATTGGCCCTTCAGTATTGGGCCTTATTCATGACCCTGAACAGATACTGCATTTTGCCGAATTAGGCGTAGTATTTTTGTTATTTATTATTGGCCTTGAGCTGGAGCCAGAAAAACTGCTGCGAATGCGCAATCAAATATTATTTATTGGTGGCGGTCAGTTGTTGTTTTGTGCTTTTGCAATCACCGCATTATTATTGCTGCTGTCTTTCGACTGGAAAATTGCCCTTGTTTTAGGCTTGGCTTTTGGCTTGTCGTCTACCGCTTTTGCCATCCAATTGATGGAAGAAAAGCGTTTATTAACCACGCCATTAGGGCAAAAAGGCTTTTCAATTTTACTGATGCAAGATTTAGCGGTTATCCCTATCTTGTTATTAGTGACAGCGCTTGCTGGCTCAAGTAACGCTGACGCACCTGCTTGGTATATTAGTGTTTCTGTTATTATTGCCGTGTTATTTTCAGGGCGTTATTTAGTTAACCCATTCTTGAGAGTCATGTCTCGTTATGGAAGTTCTGAAGTAATGACCGCTGCGGCTTTGTTAATTGTGATTGCCACCGCATTAGTTATGCAGCTCGTTGGTTTGTCGATGGGGTTAGGTGCCTTTATTGCCGGTATATTGCTTGCAAACTCAAGTTTTAGACATCAGCTTGAAGTTGAAATAGCGCCTTTTAAAGGATTATTGCTTGGCCTGTTTTTTATCGCCATCGGGATGAATTTAGAACTTGATTTGTTGATTGCTCAGCCGGTAACAATTATTGGTGCAAGTTTGATTCTAATTGCCATTAAAACAGCTATTATTTATGGTTTGTTAAGGTTTAACAATCAACCCGGAACCCATCCACTAAGACTTGCGTTGATGTTATCCCAAGGTGGTGAATTCGCCTTTGTAATTTTTAATGTTGCCGTAAATGATGCGTTATTACCAGGTAGCATAGCAGCACAAGCGACATTAATCGTTGGTATTTCGATGGCCTTAACATCACCTTTGGTGATCTTGTATGAAAAAATTCAACGACGAAAAGTGCAAGTACCAGAATACGACACCGAATCAGGAGTGCTTGAACCTGAAGTAATTATTGCTGGCTTTGGCCGTTTTGGTCAAATTACCGGCCGTATCTTATCGGCCAATAACATTCACTTTACGGCACTCGATAACAATGCCGAGCATATTGAATTTTTGAAACAATTTGGTAATAAGGTGTTTTATGGCGATGCAACAAAACTGCGATTGTTAAAAGCCGCAGGCATTGAACATGTGCGTATTATGTTTATAGCGGCAGATTCAGATAAGCATGGTTTTGATATTGCAAAAACCGTTAAGGAACACTTTCCACATATAAAAATTATCGCTCGTGCTAAAAGCCGTTTAAGTGTACTCAAATATAGAGATATTGGTGTTTATACCAATGTTAGAGAAATGTTTGATAGCAGTTTAACCGCGGCGCAAATAGTACTTGAAGAATACGGTTTTGATCATGCTAAAGCGCAACATTTGGTGAAAGTCTTTAAAGCACATGATGAACAATTACTGGAAGAGTCTTATCAAAGTAAAAATAAATTTGATATGAACGAACTCATTAAAGTGAGTAATAAAGGTCGGGCAGAACTAGAGACGTTATTTAAGAAAGATCACGATGAATAA
- a CDS encoding DUF523 domain-containing protein — MNKILISSCFLGNKVRYDGQTKSIVDPQIATWQQQGCLTVICPEVSGGLSVPRARAEQIGKQVFDEFGVDVTAQFQLGAIHALELCQQQQIKFALLKEFSPSCGSKQIYNGDFNGTKIKGQGVTAKLLTEHGIAVYSELTLAQLIIDYNRA, encoded by the coding sequence ATGAATAAAATCTTAATTAGCAGCTGTTTTTTAGGTAACAAAGTTAGATACGACGGCCAGACTAAATCAATTGTCGACCCACAAATCGCAACATGGCAACAGCAAGGCTGCTTAACCGTTATTTGCCCAGAAGTATCTGGCGGCTTGTCGGTGCCAAGAGCAAGAGCAGAACAAATTGGTAAGCAAGTTTTTGACGAGTTCGGTGTAGATGTTACGGCCCAGTTTCAATTAGGTGCGATACATGCTCTCGAGTTGTGTCAGCAACAGCAAATAAAATTTGCTTTGCTAAAAGAATTTAGCCCATCATGCGGCAGCAAGCAGATATATAACGGTGACTTCAACGGCACTAAAATAAAGGGGCAGGGCGTTACCGCTAAATTACTGACTGAGCATGGCATAGCGGTTTACAGTGAATTAACGCTCGCGCAATTAATTATTGACTACAATAGGGCGTAA
- a CDS encoding DUF885 domain-containing protein, with protein MNKLIFIFFSIFILSACAQTADDNQVQASDAQLLQIIDEQKAYQDSLNPFKKENNILYYDVSPEALAKDHEITAGIYQRLQAIDKSTLSFDNQINHTILSYKLKNELDSYTNFDHYLPITAEGGFHAYMTFMVNRSTFKSTEDYQTYLKRLVALDTYFEQQTYWMKKGLETGISQPQVVLEGFEHSISSLIVDDVTKSEFYRPFITMPDYISAEQQQALKQQAQTIISENINPMYQRFYDFMVDVYIPNARQTIAAKDFPNGSEFYQNRIEHYTTLTMNADEIHNIGLKEVARIRAEMEEVIVEVGFEGSFAEFVEFLRTDPQFYATTPEQLLKEASYIAKKMDAKLPSLFKTLPRTPYGVIPVPASLAPKYTTGRYSGPSRDDQPGNYWVNTYALDRRPLYVLEALTLHEAVPGHHLQGSIAREMENVPEFRNQTYISAFGEGWGLYSEYLGIEAGFYQDPYSRFGRLTYEMWRAVRLVVDTGMHMKGWSRQKAMDYLANNSALSLHNVKTEIDRYISWPAQALSYKLGEITIKSLRVEAEQALGENFDLREFHDQVLKNGSIPLSLLETIIRDYIAQKQSEINATH; from the coding sequence ATGAACAAACTAATTTTTATCTTTTTTTCCATTTTTATACTTTCTGCATGTGCTCAAACAGCTGATGATAATCAGGTTCAAGCCAGTGACGCTCAGTTATTACAAATTATTGATGAGCAAAAAGCGTATCAGGACTCGTTAAACCCATTTAAAAAAGAAAACAATATTCTTTATTATGACGTATCACCAGAAGCGCTGGCGAAAGATCATGAAATAACTGCTGGAATTTATCAACGCTTGCAAGCTATCGATAAATCAACACTAAGCTTTGATAATCAGATCAACCATACAATTTTGAGTTATAAGTTAAAAAATGAACTCGATTCGTATACAAACTTCGATCATTATCTGCCGATAACTGCAGAGGGTGGTTTCCATGCTTACATGACGTTCATGGTTAATCGTTCAACCTTTAAATCAACTGAAGATTACCAAACTTATTTAAAGCGTTTAGTTGCTCTAGACACCTATTTTGAGCAACAAACTTACTGGATGAAGAAAGGCTTGGAAACTGGAATTAGCCAACCACAGGTTGTATTGGAAGGCTTCGAACATAGTATTAGTTCATTAATTGTTGACGATGTGACGAAAAGTGAGTTTTACCGTCCTTTTATCACTATGCCTGACTATATTTCAGCTGAACAGCAACAAGCTTTAAAACAACAAGCGCAAACGATAATTAGCGAAAATATCAACCCGATGTATCAACGCTTTTATGACTTTATGGTTGACGTTTACATCCCGAATGCGCGCCAAACTATTGCGGCAAAAGACTTCCCTAATGGTAGCGAATTTTATCAAAATAGAATTGAGCACTACACTACATTGACGATGAATGCTGATGAAATTCACAACATTGGTTTAAAAGAAGTGGCTAGAATTCGTGCCGAAATGGAAGAAGTTATTGTTGAAGTTGGATTTGAAGGCAGCTTTGCAGAGTTTGTCGAGTTTTTAAGAACTGACCCGCAATTTTATGCAACCACACCTGAACAGTTACTAAAAGAAGCCTCTTATATTGCTAAAAAGATGGATGCGAAATTACCGTCTTTATTTAAAACCCTACCGCGTACTCCTTATGGGGTAATTCCTGTGCCGGCAAGCCTAGCGCCTAAATATACAACCGGACGTTATTCTGGTCCAAGTCGTGATGATCAACCAGGTAATTATTGGGTAAACACCTATGCGTTAGACCGTCGCCCTTTGTATGTATTAGAAGCACTTACCTTACATGAAGCTGTTCCTGGACATCATTTACAAGGCTCAATCGCTCGAGAAATGGAGAATGTACCAGAGTTTCGTAATCAAACTTATATTTCTGCTTTTGGTGAAGGTTGGGGGTTATATTCTGAATACCTTGGCATAGAAGCTGGTTTTTACCAAGACCCATACTCAAGGTTTGGCCGTTTAACGTATGAAATGTGGCGCGCCGTGCGTTTAGTGGTTGATACCGGCATGCATATGAAAGGTTGGTCAAGACAGAAGGCCATGGATTACTTAGCCAATAATTCTGCTTTATCATTACATAATGTTAAAACTGAAATAGACCGTTATATTTCTTGGCCAGCACAGGCGTTATCGTACAAGCTTGGTGAAATAACGATCAAGAGTTTACGAGTTGAAGCCGAGCAAGCTTTAGGAGAGAACTTTGATTTACGTGAGTTTCATGATCAAGTGCTGAAAAATGGATCTATACCTTTATCTTTATTAGAAACGATTATTAGAGATTATATTGCTCAAAAGCAAAGTGAGATTAACGCGACACACTAG